The following proteins are co-located in the Anomalospiza imberbis isolate Cuckoo-Finch-1a 21T00152 chromosome 1, ASM3175350v1, whole genome shotgun sequence genome:
- the SOCS6 gene encoding suppressor of cytokine signaling 6, with amino-acid sequence MKKISLKTIRKSFNLNKSKDESDFVVVQQPSLSEFGKDDSLFGSCYGKDLASCEVNSEDEKGGKNRSKSESLMGTLKRRLSAKQKQKGKGSTPSVSSADDDTFSSSSAPITFKDVRAQRPLRSTSLRNHHYSPTPWPLRSTNSEETCIKMEVKVKALVHSSNPSPALNGVRKDFHDLQSENVFQEQTNALKNAESQNGDLHLHIDEHVPVVIGLMPQDYIQYTVPLDEGMYPLEGSRSYCLDSSSPMEVSTVSSQVGGNAFHEDESQVDQDVVVAPDIFVDQTVNGLLIGTTGVMLQSPRVNHSDVPPLSPLLPPMQNNQIQRNFNGLNGTDAHVAESMRCHLNFDPNTAPGVGRVYDSVQNSGPMVVTSLTEELKKLAKQGWYWGPITRWEAEGKLANVPDGSFLVRDSSDDRYLLSLSFRSHGKTLHTRIEHSNGRFSFYEQPDVEGHTSIVDLIEHSIRDSENGAFCYSRSRLPGSATYPVRLTNPVSRFMQVRSLQYLCRFVIRQYTRIDLIQKLPLPNKMKDYLQEKHY; translated from the coding sequence ATGAAGAAAATTAGTCTCAAAACAATTCGCAAGTCCTTTAACTTAAATAAAAGTAAAGATGAAAGTGACTTTGTAGTGGTTCAGCAGCCTTCATTAAGTGAATTTGGAAAAGATGACTCCTTGTTTGGCAGCTGCTATGGTAAAGATTTGGCTAGCTGTGAAGTCAATAGTGAAGATGAAAAAGGAGGCAAAAATAGATCAAAAAGTGAAAGTTTAATGGGTACGTTAAAAAGGAGGctttcagcaaaacaaaaacagaaaggCAAAGGCAGCACACCATCTGTAAGCTCTGCAGATGATGACACATTTTCTTCCTCATCTGCTCCAATAACCTTCAAAGATGTGCGAGCTCAAAGACCTCTGAGATCCACTTCCCTCCGTAATCACCATTACAGCCCAACTCCGTGGCCACTTCGATCTACAAATTCAGAAGAGACTTGCATCAAAATGGAAGTGAAAGTCAAGGCCTTGGTCCATTCCTCTAATCCAAGCCCAGCACTGAATGGTGTTCGAAAGGACTTCCATGACTTGCAGTCAGAAAATGTGTTCCAGGAACAAAccaatgcattaaaaaatgcGGAATCTCAGAACGGGGACTTGCATCTTCATATTGATGAACATGTGCCTGTAGTTATTGGATTAATGCCTCAGGACTACATTCAGTATACTGTGCCTTTAGATGAGGGAATGTATCCTTTGGAAGGATCACGTAGTTACTGTCTGGATAGTTCCTCACCCATGGAAGTTTCGACTGTTTCTTCTCAAGTGGGGGGAAATGCTTTCCACGAAGATGAGAGCCAAGTGGATCAGGACGTAGTCGTTGCACCGGATATCTTTGTGGACCAGACGGTGAATGGTTTGTTGATTGGTACCACAGGAGTCATGTTGCAAAGCCCAAGAGTTAATCATAGCGATGTCCCTCCACTCTCACCTTTGCTACCTCCAATGCAGAATAATCAAATCCAAAGGAACTTCAATGGATTAAATGGCACAGATGCCCATGTGGCTGAAAGTATGCGCTGCCATTTGAATTTTGATCCTAATACTGCCCCAGGAGTTGGAAGAGTTTATGACTCTGTACAGAATAGCGGTCCTATGGTTGTGACAAGCCTCacagaagaactgaaaaaaCTTGCAAAACAAGGATGGTACTGGGGCCCCATTACACGCTGGGAGGCAGAGGGAAAATTAGCTAATGTGCCTGATGGCTCGTTTCTCGTTCGAGATAGTTCTGATGATCGTTATCTTTTAAGTTTGAGTTTTCGTTCCCATGGAAAAACTCTTCACACTAGAATTGAACACTCAAATGGTAGGTTTAGTTTTTATGAACAGCCAGATGTGGAGGGACATACATCTATAGTTGATTTAATTGAACATTCAATCAGGGACTCTGAAAATGGAGCTTTCTGCTATTCGAGATCCCGGCTGCCAGGATCTGCAACTTACCCAGTGAGACTGACAAATCCAGTGTCCCGGTTTATGCAGGTGCGCTCTTTACAGTACCTGTGTCGTTTTGTAATACGTCAGTACACCAGAATAGACCTGATTCAAAAACTGCCTTTGCCAAACAAAATGAAGGATTATTTACAGGAAAAGCACTACTGA